Genomic window (Nitrososphaerota archaeon):
AACCAAGGTAACAACCAATACTGTGCTCTCGTGCCCAATCTTACGAAGATTCTCTAAAGCCTTCATCTTGGTCTGCAAAAGATCAACCCCCCTAGTGATAAGGTAGGGCTCGCTTCTAACACCATCGAACTGAAGGTAAAATGTGCTCACACCAGCGTCAGCCAACCTCTGAGCATACTCCAGACTATTAGCGATTCTTACCCCGTTGGTGTTTACTTCAACGTGGGGTATGCCTGCTTCATGCGCTCTTTTAACTAGCTCAGGTAGGTCTTCGCGGAGCGTCGGTTCGCCGCCTGAAAACTGCAGAGCCTTTGTGCTGACAGGCTTATTTGCTACTAGATTGTCTATCATTGCAAAGATTTCTTCTTTGGTTGGCTCGTAGAGGTAGCCTGCTGCGGCTGCGTTAGCGAAACAGATAGGGCATCTTAAATTACATCGGTTTGTTACATCTATTATGCCTAGGATGGTGTAGGATTTGTGGTTTGGGCATAAGCCGCAGTCATAGGGGCATCCTTTGTTGACTTTAGTTCTTGGGTTTTCAACACCAGCACCATCTCTTCTAAACTTCTGAACCCTTAGATACTGTTCGTAGTCGCTCCAGTAGAGGTCTTCGTAGCTGCCGTGTTCAGGGCACCTTTTCTCTATGAACACTTTACCATCAGACTGGTAGATCGATGCTTTTACAACTTTGAAGCAGATTGGACATATGCTTCTGGTTTCTTTTAGGGGTGTCAACAATCTACCCTCTTTTGACGCTGTTAATTAAGCTCTTCCTATGCTCCTACACCTTTCACCTTCTGAATCTTCTATAACCCTAGGCTTTGGGTCTTCGTTAGCAATTCGAGTTCTTGGTCTACACAGGCGCTCTGTACACCAAATTTTCTTATGCATTCTAGGCATCGTTCAGGGTCGCATAGTGTAGTGCTCAGATACTTCTCCCCTCCGTCTGGTAGGATCGCTAAAATTACACCAGAGTCCAGCTCCTGCGCCTTCTTTAGCGCAGCGTAGAATATGGCTCCTGAGCTAGGTCCGCAGAATATCCCTTCTTTGAGTGTGAGCAGCCTGGCTGTGTCTTCTGCTTCAGGTAAAGTTACAACTACCTTTTCGTCTATTGCTGAGGGATCCCAGATCTTCGGCACATACTGGATCTCGAGATTCTTTAAGCCTTGGATCGGGGTGTTTCTATGCGGCTCTACGCCTATAACCTTCAGCTTAGGATTCTTTGCTTTTAGCTTCTTTGAAACGCCAACTATTGTGCCTGTTGTGCCCAGCCCTGCGACTAGGTGTGTGAGTCTATCCCCGAAGTCCCTCCAGATCTCTTCAGCCGTTGTTTCATAATGCGCCTTAACGTTATTCGGGTTTGCAAACTGGTTCGGCATAAAATACTTCTCTGGGTTCTTTGAGACTATCTGCCTAGCCAGATCCTCAGCCCCATCCATCCCCCTTGCACCTGGTGAGAGGATGATCTTTGCGCCATAAGCCAGTAGGATCTTCCGCCTCTCCATACTCATGGTTTCAGGCATAACTAGGGCGAGCTTATACCCCTTGACCGCACAGACTAATGCCAATCCTATGCCTGTATTTCCGCTTGTGGGCTCTATCACGATCTTGTCTTTGGTAAGCAAACCTTCTCTCTCAGCAGCTTCTATCATATAAAGCGCAATTCTGTCCTTCACAGAGCCTGCTGGGTTAAACTTTTCGAGCTTCACATACATCTCCACGCTCTTCTTTGGGCTTAGGCTGTTGATCTTCACGACTGGTGTGTTGCCGATTAGTTCGAGTATGTTGTTGTATATCATTCTGAGTACCCCCCTCTGTTATATCGGTGATATAATCTATTCTATGCACCTATTTAAGGCAAACAAGCATAAACCCGTAATCTTTCTTGCTTGAGCGGTTAGGTTGCTAGATACTTTATTATCTTCACGTAGATGTCTCTATCCCAGCGATCCTCGTAGCCCCTATAGATGCTCGGGTTATCGTTAACCTCAACCACAACATATTCACCATTGACCTCTTTGATGTCAACACCGTAGAGCCCGCGGCCGACTATCCTACACGCTTTGAGAGCAGTTTCTTTTAGCTTCGAGGGTGCGTTGATCTTTTTTAGTGTAACTGTTCTGCCCCATCGGAAACTGTTCTTGCCTTTTCGCTTCACACCGTGCTTCCATCCACCATTAGGCATCATATACTTGCAAACATAGAGGATTTCGTCGTTCAAGACCCCTACTCTCCAGTCGAAGCGTGTGGGCATAAACTTCTGCACTACCAGCATATCTGATCTCCTGAAAAACCTTCTGGCGAAGTGGCGGAAGCTGGTTTCACAAGAGACCTTCTCCACATACTTTGAGAAGCTTGTGTAAGGTGCTTTCAATACGATAGGTCTTCCGAATAAGTCGAATAGTTCCTGTATCTGCTTGTGGTGTATCTCGTCTCTACTGATGATTAGTGTGGGTATATGTGGTATATTGTGCTTTTCGAACAATTCGTACTGATGTATCTTGTTTGCGCAGATCCTTATGGAGTTGGGGTCATCTATGACTCTTAAGCCGAGTTCCCAAGCTGTCTTTGAGACTAGATATGAGGTGTAGAGTGGGTCTGTTGTAGCCCTTATGAAGACAGCATCATAGTTGGGGATCTCTGAGAGATCGCTCTTAAAGATGAAGTCGAATTTGTGCCCCATCTGCTCTGCTGTGAGCTTGAAGAGATGCAGAGCTTCAGCTTCTCTTGCGTGTTGAAAGTTGTATTTTTCGACAAAGCACGCTATACGCGTCAATCGAATAACCCTTCTCCGCGAGAGAGTATTCTCGAAATCTTCACAAAGTCGCTTACCGTGATTTCATCCATGTTGAGTGGATGTAATCCACATAAGTAGATACTGTCCCTAGATTTTTGGATAAGAAGTTTGCATAGCGGTATCCTGAATATCTGATAAACTTTGCGTGCGGTATCTTTAACATCGAGATCCTTACGATGGCAGTACCCAAAGAAAGATTTGCACGATATTAGTTCGCCGTAGAGAGGTTGTGCGCATACGGTGTATCTGTGGTTGAAGCTCAGTTTTTTAATAGATTTATAGAGTGTGCTTCTGCTCTTTATTACCGTTAATCTGTTGAATGTGAAGGGGCTTAGTGGGAACACTATAACAGGTAACCCGAACTCTTGTATAATTCGCTTAGGGGAGTCGGTAATAAGAAAAGGTATAGTGGGGACCCCTCTTTTTGCCGCTCTAAGAAGTAAGATAGGAACTCTGTAAGCATCGACGCAATCCTTTGTCGAAGGTATAACCCTATCTCCAAGTATCTCTGCGTGAAGCGAAACGTAGTAGCCGGTCTTCATATACCTATAATCGTTGTTAACGTTAATTACATCGTCTTTAATAGACGAGTTAAGAAATGTCGAAGGTTTTACTGTTGGTGTGTCTGTTTCTAGGTCGATGCTTGAGACGACCAGCACACAGAACACCAGGCTATTGAGTTGTGCTCCGTTATGCTTCTATTTAAATCTAATGCTAGCCGCTACCTAACGCGGCTCTGGTCATTCTTGTAGAGGAATACCTATCTTTGCTTGTAAACCTTAAATAGGAATTTATTTTGAGGTTCGTGTCTGTGGTTAGCTCTTCCTATAGGACGTTAGAGGCGCTCGGTCCTGAACACGAGTTCGCGCTGGTTGATGAAAATTTGAAATGTATGCCGATAGCGGACCGTGTTATTAAAGATGTGCGGGGTAGGGTTGCTAACTCTGTAGAGTTTCGGGACTTCACGGTAAGTAAAGAGTTGCAGATGCACGTTTTAGAAGTCAAGCCGAACAGTCCCTTTACTTCCCCTACGGTTTTTGAGGAAAGGATGTATAGTGCTGTGCTTGAGGTTGCTGATCTTCTTGGGCGGAGGTATGGTTGTAGGCTTTTGGGGACTGGTATGCATCCGACATTAAGGCTTTCTGAGACGTCTGTTTGGTCCCATCGCCATAGGCAGATCTATGAGGCGTTTGGCAAAATCTTCGACCTTATGCAGCACGGCTGGTTGAATATACAAAGTTTCCAACTCAACTTGTCGTACTCTGATGCCTCTGATGCTGTTTTAATGCATAATCTTCTGGCGTATGTCTGCGCATACCTCCCAGCTATTACTGCTTCTTCTCCTATTTATGAAGAGGTGGTTGGTGAGTATTTGGATAACCGACTATATTTTTATAAGGAGGCGCAGAAGGAGGTGCCTTCAGTTGCTGGCGACGTGGTTCCTGAATACATATCATCTTTAGAAGATTACCGAAGGAAGGTTATCGAAAGATATTCTATCGAACTGGCTAAAGCTGGTGCTGATTCCTGCATTCTTTATAAAGAGTGGGTTAACTCAAGAGGCGTGATATTAAGGTCTGACAGGAGGGCTTTGGAGATTAGGGTGATGGATGAGCAGGAGTGTGTGAGATCAGATGTGGCGTTGAGCGCTTTTATAAGGGCGCTTCTTAGAGGGTTGATGAATGAGGGTGCACAACTTTTGCCTAGGAGAATCTTAGTGCACGATTTTAACTCGGTGATCAAATTCGGTTTAAGCGCTGAGGTTCATCATCCACTAGGCTCGTTTGCAAGAAATGTTTGTCAACATCTCCTGCGAACCGCTTTAAGCCATGCTACTGACGAGGAGAAAGAGTATCTGCTTTTGGTGCAGAAGAGAGTAGAGTGCGGAAGCCTATCTGAGAGCATTAGGAGGAGGGTTAGGGTGAGGGCTCAGAAGACCTCTCTTAAAGAAGCGATAATCGATGTTTACTCCTCTCTTTCGAACTGTTTGATACGTAATGAGCCCTTCTTCTAGAGGGTTTGTGCGTTGGCGAGGCAGGAGAATTACTTTGAGGTGTGTGAAGCGTGTAAGATTGAGTGCTGCAGAGATGCCCGACCCCCTATAACTTTGAAGCGTAGGGAGATTATAGAAGGGTATCTTAGGGAGCGTAAATTGCGTATAGAGGACCCCTTCGTGTGTGTAGATTATATGCATCCAAGGGAGGATAGAGAGGGGTACTGCATCTTCTACAATAGGGAGACTAAGAAGTGCTTGGTTCATGAGGTGAAGCCTGAGACGTGTGTCGCAGGGCCGATAACGTTCGACATAGATAAGGGAAGGGGGAGGATAGTTTGGTACCTGAAGATGGAGAGTATCTGCCCTTTAGCGGGTGTAATCTTTAGGGACAGAAGCCTGCTTCAGCGGCACTTTGAAGTGGCTAGAAGGGAGATTCTTAGGCTCGTTGAAGATCTTCCGCCGCATCATCTTAAGGTTATATTGAGGCGTGAAGAGCCTGAGACGTTCAAGATAGGGGAGGAAGAGATTGGGGAAGGCGTTTTGAGTAAACTTGATTGATTATGACCTTTGTTTTTGCTGTTGGTGTGAGTGTGAAGATTACTTTAGTTGCTCTCTAGTTTTACAATCTTAAATATCTGCGTGTTCAAACTCTGTAGTGGTTGGCTTCAGATTTCAGAAGTCGGCTTGAGGGTGTTAAAGATAGGTGGACTATTCGGCTGGTGACTATCGGTAGGAGGAGTGGGCTGCCTAGACCTGTCACGGTTTGGTTCGTTTACCTTGATGGTAGGCTCTTTGTGCGCACCTCGAAGAAGACGAATTGGTATAAGAATCTGAAGGCGAATCCAACTGTGGAGGCTGAGGTTGGTGGGTTGAAGTTTAGGGCTGAAGCTGAGCAGATTTTCGACCAAGCGCTCACCAAACGGCTTCAAGAAGCGTATAGAAGGAAGTATCGGTTAGCCGATGCATTATCAAACCTCATTATGATTAGGGGAAGCCCAATCTTCTTCGAGCTAAAAGTTAAGGAGTGTAACCCATTTTAGTTTTCAAAAGGTTTATTAGTGTGCGCCTCCTCTATCGAGATACTAGATTGTTTGTTTGGCTTTTTTGTTGAAGGTGAAGCTGCTTGAAGGCTCGAGATGATTCTGTCGAGCGTGCTTCGACTGGTTTGGATAGATACTCTCTTAGGCGGAGAAGAGGTCTCAGGCTAACCCAAGATATTTGCTGAAAGAGTAATTAGCCTACTCGGATATGGAGGCGAAGTTCTGCTTGACTTCATAATAAAAGAAATGGAAAAACGTGCTTTCTAACCTAGAGGATAAGAAGGCACCTTATCGTAACTAAAATAATAGAAAACCTAAAGATTCTCCAAAATCAAGATGTTGACGATGAACCTAAGCGAAGTTAGAGTCGTCATACCAGTAGGTGGACAAGCAACCAGACTTCAGCCTCTTACCGCTGAGGTTTCAAAGGCTTGCCTACGTTTTATGAATAAGCCGCTGATCGAAATAGCCATTGCTGAGCTCGCTAAACAAGGTGTAAAACACTTTATCTTCGGCGTTAAAGGTTACATAAACTATCGAAGCCTACACGACTATTTTGATGACGGCACACCCCTATCAGCCAAATATGGCATAGAGCCACGCATACACATAAAGTATCAGCCACACTTCGACGACTTAGGCAGCGCCGACTCGCTCAGAATAATCCTCGATTACTACGAAATCCCCTCACTTATAGCAGTTGTGCAAGGCGACAACATCTTCGACCTGAACCTTGCAGATCTAATAGATTTCCACCTCTCCAGAGAAGCCTTCATGACCATCTGCCTAACAAGAGTCGATGATGTGACCGGATATGGTGTAGCTGAAGTTGAGGGCGAAAGGATCATCCGATTCGTAGAGAAACCCGATCCAAAAGAAGCCCCTTCAAACCTAGCCAACACAGGAATCTACATACTGAACCCAGAAGTCAGATCAGTCTATAACGAGCCACTTATCCAAGATGAGATTAAACGCAGAGAGAGGCTCGACTTCGGCAAAGACTTCATACCCTACCTCATAGAGCGCGGCTACCCGATCTACGGCTACCAACTCAAAGGACGATGGTACGACTTAGGTACACCAGCCAACTACCTCCGCAGCCTAATCGAACTGCTCAAGGCTGGCTACGGGCTGGATCGAAGCTGGAGAGTAGAGGGGCACGATGTTTGGGTGCAGAGCCGAAGCGCCGAGTCGATGCGTAGAAGAAGCGAGATAGTAAAGAAGATGCACGAAGGGAAGATTAGGTTAGAAGGTGCCGTGCTTATAGGCAGACACTGCCAGATAGGCGAAGGCTCAGTAATCAGAGACTCGGTGATAGACAACTTCACCATAATAGGCAAAAACGTATCTATTGAGGGCTCAGCCATATTAGATCGATCCATAGTTCACGACAACGCAACGATAAGCAAGAGCATAATAGGTAGGCACGTAATAGTCAACTCCTCGCCCACAAAACCGACGTCAATAGAGGACTTATGCGTAATAGGCGACGACACCATCATAGAAGAAGGTATCAAGCTGAAGGCTGCAAAGATCTACCCACACAGCAAATTAGCCTCCTAGGCGTGGGAGACCCACCTTGACTCCCCATCAACAAACACTTCTTTTTTGAACAGCGCTGGTTCACGCTTATACCTTTCAACAGCCTCTTGCAAGGCTGGGAAGACACCGCTGCGGCTCCTACCAGACACAAGCACCAGCACAAGCGGCTCCCCAACCTCAAACCTACCCATAAGGTGGTAGATCAGAACGCGGCTCACACCATACTTAGCCCTAACCTCTTCACATATCCTCCTAATAGTGGGTGTAGCGTGTTCAACGTAGGATTCAACTTCAATCTCGGAAACATCTCTACCTAAATCGCTAACGCCCTTCACCAAACCTATGAATGAAGCGACAGCCCCATCGTTAGGGCTTACTTCTCTCAAAAACCCGCTTATAACATCAGGCAGATTGAACTCACGCTTAGGGTACACACCAGGCTCGAGCATATTAAATATAGGGCGTTGGAGGGTTTTAATACCTTACCTCTCTGCTTCTGCCAACCCTCCTCTTTAACGCTGTACCACAGATCGGGCAATAACGCATGTTACCACCAAATACTTGGCTACAAGCTGGGCAGTAGTGTACCCATCTCACCATCCTCCTTATACCTCTACTCATAGCCGGTGCAAACCGTATATTAAGAATCTGAGCCACATTCTGCACAGCGTAGTCGTCAGTAACTATAACCGCATCACCCTTCTCCGAATAATGTAGAGCCAAAGCTAAAATAGAGATGTCCGCCTCAGAGAGAGTAGAGATGTCTCTTGTTTCCATAGCAGCAGCCTTCACACGCTGATAAGCCTCAGAAGGCGGCTTCTCAACCACCAGCCGCTTGGAATCGAGAAGAGTATCTATTATCGCAATGTATTTGCTACTGTGCGTAACCTCTTTTAACACCTCCGCGGTCGTTAGGTAGCATTCTAAACTAGTGTAGGGTACGCCTGCATAGAATGCTGTTGCGTCAAGTATCAGCTTCCGAGATTTAGTCTCAGACTCTTTTGCTGCCATTTTCAGACCTGAGACGCCAGTTTATCGAAGAGCTTCTTCTTCATCTTTATAGGCACATCATAGTATGTAGCGAGCGCTATGGAATCAGAGGCTCTATAGTTTCTAAGGACAAAGCTGCTGCCCCTGCAGCTAAAATAAAGGTCAGCCCTTAACACATTTCCTCTCTCATAAACCTCCACCTCTGTTAGGAAGAGCGACTGGCTATCAGCCAACTCAGCTATCATCTTGTAGACCGATGGCACTGATACCCGATCACCCCGCTGAAACCTCGCTATATAATCCGCAACTTCGCCCGAAAAAGCGCTCATCGGAAAGCTTCTACCATCCTCAGCCGTTAAAACGAGAACGCCTTGGGCACCCTCTGGGTCTGCGAAACCTACCTTCGTAACCTTCACATATACATATTCATCGTCTTTTTTACCTTCTTGCATCGGCGCTCACTATAAAAAGGCAATAATCTACTGATAAAGATAGCGCTGCATTAAGAGATCATCTTGAGTAACTGCTTGAATGCAAAGCCCCCTAGCCTCACCAAGTTTGCATCATACTTGTATCTACTAATCTCCACCCCCTCACCACTTTCTAATCCGAAGACCTCTTGCCCATCAACCACCACATCTGCTGGCTGATCAACCTTGATCGTGATCGGCTGAGGCTTTACCACTATAGGCGGCATATGCTGAAGCGGCGAAGCTGGAACTATTAACACACCGTCAAGGTCCTCCTGTAAAACCGGTCCTTTAAGCGAATAAGCGTGCCCAGTCGAACCTGTTGGTGTTGAAACAACCACACCATCCATTCTGACGCTTATCTGTGTCTCACCAAGTCTTATTGTGAATAGAGGTGTACCTATGTGCCTCTTCCTTACCACATAGACCTCGTTTGTGGCAGGCGGCAGTTCCACACTGGTTCTCGCTACAAGCCTCATTCTTCTATCCAGTAAGTACTCCCCTTTCTTCAGCTTAAGGAGGGCTTCATCTAACTCCTTAGGCTTGATCTCTGAAAGTATCCCTCGGTGCCCAACATTTACCGCTAAGACTGGTGTCTCATCTCTAAGCAATCTTAGTGTGCGCAGAAGGGTTCCATCCCCACCTACACTAACTACAACATCAACTCTGCTCTTCAGATCATTTACATCACTCACTTTAATGGCGCCTTCAGAGCTAAGATCATCTAATAAGGTATAGACTTGTAAGCCTGCGTCAACGATTCTCCTAACTATATTTGACGCGGTCACTTTATCTAAACCGTCTTTTAGGACTACACCTATGCTATGAACCGGTTTCTGTTGCGCCAATGTGATTACACCTCAGCAGCAACAAAATCTGCTTATATCCCTTTACTCTTTTAGAAAGATAATTATACCACCACCTATTACCTTCATTAACCAGTCTTGGTGGGGTGCTGCTATGAGTAAACCAGTAGACTTGGGGAGCGTTAAAGAGGGTTCCTACATAATAATTGATGGTGAGCCATCGAAGATCGTGGAGTA
Coding sequences:
- a CDS encoding NAD(+)/NADH kinase, coding for MAQQKPVHSIGVVLKDGLDKVTASNIVRRIVDAGLQVYTLLDDLSSEGAIKVSDVNDLKSRVDVVVSVGGDGTLLRTLRLLRDETPVLAVNVGHRGILSEIKPKELDEALLKLKKGEYLLDRRMRLVARTSVELPPATNEVYVVRKRHIGTPLFTIRLGETQISVRMDGVVVSTPTGSTGHAYSLKGPVLQEDLDGVLIVPASPLQHMPPIVVKPQPITIKVDQPADVVVDGQEVFGLESGEGVEISRYKYDANLVRLGGFAFKQLLKMIS
- a CDS encoding nitroreductase family deazaflavin-dependent oxidoreductase, whose amino-acid sequence is MASDFRSRLEGVKDRWTIRLVTIGRRSGLPRPVTVWFVYLDGRLFVRTSKKTNWYKNLKANPTVEAEVGGLKFRAEAEQIFDQALTKRLQEAYRRKYRLADALSNLIMIRGSPIFFELKVKECNPF
- a CDS encoding RimK family alpha-L-glutamate ligase, encoding MGHKFDFIFKSDLSEIPNYDAVFIRATTDPLYTSYLVSKTAWELGLRVIDDPNSIRICANKIHQYELFEKHNIPHIPTLIISRDEIHHKQIQELFDLFGRPIVLKAPYTSFSKYVEKVSCETSFRHFARRFFRRSDMLVVQKFMPTRFDWRVGVLNDEILYVCKYMMPNGGWKHGVKRKGKNSFRWGRTVTLKKINAPSKLKETALKACRIVGRGLYGVDIKEVNGEYVVVEVNDNPSIYRGYEDRWDRDIYVKIIKYLAT
- a CDS encoding bifunctional nuclease family protein; its protein translation is MQEGKKDDEYVYVKVTKVGFADPEGAQGVLVLTAEDGRSFPMSAFSGEVADYIARFQRGDRVSVPSVYKMIAELADSQSLFLTEVEVYERGNVLRADLYFSCRGSSFVLRNYRASDSIALATYYDVPIKMKKKLFDKLASQV
- a CDS encoding NDP-sugar synthase, which codes for MLTMNLSEVRVVIPVGGQATRLQPLTAEVSKACLRFMNKPLIEIAIAELAKQGVKHFIFGVKGYINYRSLHDYFDDGTPLSAKYGIEPRIHIKYQPHFDDLGSADSLRIILDYYEIPSLIAVVQGDNIFDLNLADLIDFHLSREAFMTICLTRVDDVTGYGVAEVEGERIIRFVEKPDPKEAPSNLANTGIYILNPEVRSVYNEPLIQDEIKRRERLDFGKDFIPYLIERGYPIYGYQLKGRWYDLGTPANYLRSLIELLKAGYGLDRSWRVEGHDVWVQSRSAESMRRRSEIVKKMHEGKIRLEGAVLIGRHCQIGEGSVIRDSVIDNFTIIGKNVSIEGSAILDRSIVHDNATISKSIIGRHVIVNSSPTKPTSIEDLCVIGDDTIIEEGIKLKAAKIYPHSKLAS
- a CDS encoding YkgJ family cysteine cluster protein, which translates into the protein MARQENYFEVCEACKIECCRDARPPITLKRREIIEGYLRERKLRIEDPFVCVDYMHPREDREGYCIFYNRETKKCLVHEVKPETCVAGPITFDIDKGRGRIVWYLKMESICPLAGVIFRDRSLLQRHFEVARREILRLVEDLPPHHLKVILRREEPETFKIGEEEIGEGVLSKLD
- a CDS encoding molybdenum cofactor biosynthesis protein MoaE, whose product is MLEPGVYPKREFNLPDVISGFLREVSPNDGAVASFIGLVKGVSDLGRDVSEIEVESYVEHATPTIRRICEEVRAKYGVSRVLIYHLMGRFEVGEPLVLVLVSGRSRSGVFPALQEAVERYKREPALFKKEVFVDGESRWVSHA
- a CDS encoding PLP-dependent cysteine synthase family protein gives rise to the protein MIYNNILELIGNTPVVKINSLSPKKSVEMYVKLEKFNPAGSVKDRIALYMIEAAEREGLLTKDKIVIEPTSGNTGIGLALVCAVKGYKLALVMPETMSMERRKILLAYGAKIILSPGARGMDGAEDLARQIVSKNPEKYFMPNQFANPNNVKAHYETTAEEIWRDFGDRLTHLVAGLGTTGTIVGVSKKLKAKNPKLKVIGVEPHRNTPIQGLKNLEIQYVPKIWDPSAIDEKVVVTLPEAEDTARLLTLKEGIFCGPSSGAIFYAALKKAQELDSGVILAILPDGGEKYLSTTLCDPERCLECIRKFGVQSACVDQELELLTKTQSLGL
- a CDS encoding NOB1 family endonuclease is translated as MAAKESETKSRKLILDATAFYAGVPYTSLECYLTTAEVLKEVTHSSKYIAIIDTLLDSKRLVVEKPPSEAYQRVKAAAMETRDISTLSEADISILALALHYSEKGDAVIVTDDYAVQNVAQILNIRFAPAMSRGIRRMVRWVHYCPACSQVFGGNMRYCPICGTALKRRVGRSREVRY